A genomic window from Coccinella septempunctata chromosome 9, icCocSept1.1, whole genome shotgun sequence includes:
- the LOC123320810 gene encoding uncharacterized protein LOC123320810, whose protein sequence is MPRRVDKIFEALRNAENSIQECMDNESDDPATVIQEAEIIFAEGEGYLETDFQELLSETTVHPSTSAISKEPPIFNELDNRNARDGNMETNDEDSNTFEVRNEEACYESTVNSRESSNDSDF, encoded by the exons ATGCCTCGCCGGGTGGATAAAATATTTGAGGCATTGAGGAATGCCGAAAATAGTATCCAAGAATGTATGGATAATGAAAGTGATGATCCAGCTACAGTTATACAAGAGGCTGAAATAATATTTGCAGAGGGGGAAG GATATTTGGAGACCGACTTTCAAGAACTACTCTCTGAAACAACTGTCCATCCCTCTACATCTGCCATCTCCAAAGAACCTCCAATTTTTAATGAACTCGATAATAGGAATGCTCGTGATGGAAACATGGAGACTAACGATGAAGATAGCAATACATTCGAAGTCAGAAATGAAGAAGCATGTTATGAAAGTACAGTTAATTCAAGAGAAAGCAGCAATGATTCGGATTTTTAG